The Salmo salar chromosome ssa06, Ssal_v3.1, whole genome shotgun sequence genome window below encodes:
- the LOC106607189 gene encoding uncharacterized protein, translating into MTSPSYILDSQPLEDPINNADDMQDEVRYEKDQPDTGSLAQFFADQEIASPTQSIAAEPEAEMQEADLKSAEPTQSLEAEIESGMQADLETPGPSHVQEPHQTSLLNSGDLKLEDTDVTFTTMPTAPQAATSQNSLVRLQRSSPDLSTFVQDMTDNHWNLLSENMRAKLTRDEFTAKCMDIVTWVKKIKSTVVVPALDLTMQIELTELPGSPGSGSEEAVTSLSRTVRLSCTQGPSRNTSSKTSWSTPTPTPFPSSHRSMTSLLSEEDDKDLIPGEVTYRSTPEGGNREMRDRPCSEPLRSVFGLSQSCIFNQMVHSGACRSLSEIVLPSSRSRQRKLMPIIVSTDTRLVMEIVEMVMKVINSRLAQLMLNVGCSQGTEGHGSNSASIQFAQEMLSMATASMYAHAMEHIAHGCKSSSRQSNKSPLELAGEMEAILGPLAGQVIVTVINSILRTKDNGRTEQERTTPLSYFLTAVSAEIQSMVVQRSASRQSSRQSISDHLMNISKGKIVKAVQIKMSQLYGESTNESCISATPTIQSLSKCSSKESLCDWTLTSDDVHPAKFLSSNRITALSTDVVDVVFGDVFYNLGLSDSQTHLRPQCTGSSSSIDISGVAGEMVRQVSVKLQSFASESSLEAMSMTHDSPSLSISDSDLKFLCSHSAVAVATACQAIKTELEIEMSLNPATEAGSQGNLAARDLVSSLSQSLEDIDVSHIIQGLKEADVTFANLNKTPSTDTNRLEEILSAHISPESIAAASVDLFDGVLGDLHEAFEANKVSAATKSGRKKFWVEVHTSSQNLYTNALDKLNKWFSLHHLTNEKDVPLNTKLSATGPLLTEACVEVSPVQKTSINSSGMSFRSLSDISDNQLTLNTCTKEVIKQVASVLKFEASKEDCSSSVGGRTLNVFLEFSQKLDALISKLEDLPISGEISSLTQPQSAVSSSRTSNISIRSILSVEFYTKANQIVSEAILGAAIVFYARKANHLELNMPATYSQHLFAATSDIVNIIVEDLERETMDTESHLIPKIVFDKFLDAAHNIYYQVRDRLKVFFSMSSVPASKTKDVVDSMPVEKHGYFEASDTAHDPERPQSVRSEKLLTKDSLAKIERSKSLASRGGTSTENQDFDTFTLTPTKSMSVLSDHSLRGDFSLLSESCQPLLALQDSTVAVTKHSFTKSAKTTLSQILNVIKCRVAASDNSSVGQKTTDMLDSLLESLDQLTADEIKGTASHSLITVDVPESLSKQSLTKYFSTHERNQDSSPAKLVCQPSCLIPTSMSDTNIIVQTIMETLVKDESKKTSAEENLERLVSIETIQGVSDDLITKVHGLIQEITISRQLQSMAGHRSFSEPALPKPALKKLSRNDASELAYSFAENSVRTLLGQCLDVSSFSTGVRQTMDQVTKIMTNTVMDTLTDESKPTVKSEDELVSRLVQPDEFPTRSLNPSDGNADVMPRSAGGEKNSKKWRFLFKMPSIPKIRIKVFKRKGQSKKHPELEALPTKRFSDMSLKVPSAFPPMEDLIPAPTAQNPQSRKRPFVVRVFRALSRAITSAFRGASGKKH; encoded by the exons ATGACCTCACCCTCATATATATTAGACTCACAGCCTCTTGAGGACCCTATcaataatgctgatgacatgcaGGATGAAGTCAG ATATGAAAAAGATCAGCCTGATACTGGGAGCCTGGCCCAGTTCTTTGCTGATCAAGAAATAGCCAGCCCAACTCAGTCAATAGCGGCTGAACCGGAGGCAGAGATGCAGGAGGCTGATCTGAAGTCAGCTGAACCAACCCAGTCACTCGAGGCTGAAATAGAGAGTGGGATGCAGGCTGATCTAGAGACACCCGGCCCATCCCATGTACAGGAGCCACACCAGACTTCTCTACTCAACTCTGGAGACCTGAAACTGGAG GATACTGATGTGACCTTCACCACCATGCCCACGGCCCCCCAGGCTGCAACGTCCCAGAACAGCCTTGTCAGGCTGCAAAGAAGCTCCCCAGACCTCTCCACCTTTGTGCAGGACATGACTGACAA CCACTGGAATCTGTTGAGTGAGAATATGCGTGCCAAG TTAACTAGAGATGAGTTTACTGCCAAGTGCATGGACATTGTCACATGGGTGAAGAAGATCAAATCGACAGTTGTGGTTCCCGCCCTTGACCTCACCATGCAGATAGAGCTGACTGAGTTGCCAGGCTCTCCTGGATCAGGAAGTGAGGAGGCAGTAACTTCTCTCTCCCGCACTGTGAGATTAAGTTGTACTCAAGGCCCCAGCAGGAACACCAGTTCTAAAACTTCCTGGAGCACACCGACACCCACACCTTTCCCCTCCAGTCACAG GTCCATGACCTCTTTGCTGAGTGAAGAGGATGATAAAGACTTGATCCCTGGAGAGGTCACATATCGCTCAACACCTGAGGGGGGCAATAGAGAGATGAGGGACAGACCCTGCTCAGAGCCACTCAGGTCTGTGTTTGGCCTGTCTCAGAGCTGTATTTTCAATCAAATGGTCCACAGTGGAGCATGCAGGTCGCTAAGTGAGATTGTACTGCCATCCAGCCGGAGTAGGCAGAGGAAGCTCATGCCCATCATCGTCTCCACAGACACCAGATTGGTAATGGAAATTGTGGAGATGGTGATGAAAGTCATCAACTCCAGGCTAGCTCAGCTAATGCTAAATGTGGGTTGTAGTCAGGGAACTGAAGGTCATGGCAGCAACTCAGCAAGCATTCAGTTTGCTCAAGAAATGCTGAGCATGGCAACTGCATCAATGTATGCCCACGCAATGGAGCATATTGCGCACGGCTGCAAGTCCAGCAGTCGCCAGTCCAACAAGTCTCCACTTGAATTAGCGGGGGAGATGGAAGCCATATTGGGTCCTCTGGCTGGACAGGTAATAGTCACCGTCATCAATAGTATCCTCAGGACTAAAGACAACGGAAGAACTGAGCAGGAACGGACCACCCCTTTGAGTTACTTCCTTACTGCAGTTTCTGCTGAAATTCAAAGCATGGTAGTTCAAAGATCTGCAAGTAGACAGTCCTCCAGGCAGTCCATCAGTGACCACTTGATGAATATCTCCAAGGGCAAGATCGTGAAAGCCGTTCAAATTAAAATGTCACAACTCTATGGCGAGTCTACCAATGAAAGCTGCATATCAGCAACTCCAACAATCCAGAGCCTGTCCAAGTGCTCATCCAAAGAATCCCTTTGTGATTGGACTCTCACCTCAGATGACGTGCATCCAGCTAAGTTCCTGTCTAGCAACAGAATTACAGCGTTGTCGACTGATGTTGTGGATGTTgtgtttggtgatgttttttATAATCTTGGACTTTCGGACAGCCAAACACATTTAAGGCCACAGTGCACCGGCTCCAGCTCATCAATAGACATCAGCGGTGTTGCTGGGGAGATGGTCAGACAAGTCTCTGTAAAACTCCAGTCCTTTGCGTCCGAGAGCAGTCTGGAGGCCATGTCCATGACTCACGACTCACCATCTTTGTCCATCTCAGACTCTGACTTGAAGTTCTTGTGCTCTCACTCAGCGGTTGCTGTAGCAACTGCCTGCCAAGCAATTAAAACTGAGCTTGAGATTGAGATGAGTCTCAACCCAGCCACAGAGGCCGGCTCCCAGGGTAACCTTGCTGCCAGAGACCTGGTATCTTCTCTGTCACAGAGTCTTGAGGATATAGATGTTTCTCATATCATTCAGGGCCTTAAGGAGGCAGATGTGACATTTGCCAATCTGAACAAAACCCCTTCGACCGACACTAATAGATTAGAGGAAATCTTATCTGCCCATATTTCCCCTGAAAGTATTGCAGCGGCATCGGTTGATCTTTTTGATGGCGTATTAGGAGACTTGCATGAGGCATTTGAGGCAAATAAGGTCTCAGCAGCCACAAAATCTGGTCGCAAAAAGTTCTGGGTTGAAGTACATACAAGTTCACAAAACCTGTACACCAATGCGCTGGACAAACTAAATAAGTGGTTCAGTTTACACCATCTCACTAATGAAAAAGATGTTCCTCTGAATACCAAGCTCTCTGCAACTGGACCACTCCTAACTGAGGCCTGTGTGGAGGTATCTCCTGTGCAAAAGACCAGTATTAACAGCTCTGGTATGTCCTTCAGGTCTCTGAGTGATATCTCAGACAACCAGCTAACCCTCAACACATGCACTAAAGAGGTAATCAAACAGGTGGCCTCAGTTCTGAAGTTTGAGGCTTCTAAGGAAGACTGTTCTTCTTCCGTTGGAGGGAGGACATTAAATGTGTTCTTGGAGTTCAGCCAGAAGTTGGATGCTCTCATCTCAAAGTTGGAGGACCTCCCCATTTCAGGTGAGATTTCCTCGCTCACACAGCCACAAAGTGcagtcagcagcagcagaacctcTAATATTTCCATCAGGAGTATCCTAAGTGTGGAGTTCTACACAAAGGCCAACCAGATCGTGAGTGAGGCTATCCTTGGAGCTGCAATTGTTTTCTATGCTCGCAAAGCCAACCATTTGGAGCTGAATATGCCTGCTACCTATTCACAACATCTGTTTGCAGCCACCTCAGACATTGTGAACATTATTGTGgaagacctagagagagagaccatggatACAGAGTCCCACCTCATACCTAAAATAGTTTTTGACAAGTTCCTGGATGCGGCTCACAACATCTACTACCAAGTGCGGGATAGGCTGAAGgtcttcttctccatgtcctcAGTGCCTGCCTCCAAAACCAAAGATGTGGTGGATTCCATGCCTGTGGAGAAACATGGATACTTTGAGGCCTCTGACACTGCTCATGACCCGGAGCGACCTCAATCTGTCAGGAGTGAGAAGTTGTTGACAAAAGACAGTTTAGCCAAGATAGAAAGGTCTAAATCCCTTGCGTCTCGGGGTGGCACATCAACAGAAAATCAAGACTTTGACACCTTCACATTGACACCCACCAAGAGCATGTCAGTGTTGAGTGATCACAGTTTGAGAGGAGATTTTTCTCTCTTGAGTGAAAGTTGCCAACCACTTTTGGCTCTCCAAGACTCAACAGTGGCAGTCACTAAGCATAGCTTCACCAAGTCTGCTAAGACCACCCTCAGCCAGATCCTAAATGTGATCAAGTGCAGAGTGGCTGCCTCAGATAATTCATCTGTTGGACAGAAGACAACTGACATGTTGGACTCTCTTCTTGAGAGCCTTGACCAGTTGACTGCAGATGAGATAAAGGGGACAGCGTCCCACAGCTTGATCACAGTAGATGTGCCAGAGTCACTATCTAAGCAATCCTTGACAAAATACTTTTCTACTCATGAGAGGAACCAGGATTCTTCCCCTGCAAAGCTTGTGTGTCAACCATCATGCCTGATACCAACATCCATGTCTGACACCAACATTATAGTGCAAACTATAATGGAAACGCTGGTGAAGGACGAATCAAAGAAGACTTCAGCAGAGGAAAACCTTGAGAGGCTCGTCTCCATTGAAACCATTCAAGGTGTGTCAGACGACCTCATCACAAAGGTCCATGGTCTCATTCAGGAGATCACAATAAGCCGGCAACTTCAATCCATGGCTGGCCACAGGAGCTTCTCTGAACCGGCATTGCCAAAGCCAGCCCTAAAAAAGCTGTCAAGGAATGATGCCTCTGAGCTCGCCTACAGCTTTGCCGAAAATTCTGTTAGGACTCTCCTGGGGCAGTGCTTAGATGTGTCGTCCTTTTCCACTGGAGTAAGGCAGACGATGGATCAGGTCACTAAGATAATGACTAACACAGTGATGGACACCCTGACTGATGAGTCCAAGCCCACAGTGAAGTCAGAGGATG AATTAGTTTCCAGGTTAGTCCAACCAGATGAATTCCCCACGAGGAGCCTTAACCCATCTGATGGCAACGCTGATGTGATGCCTCGCTCTGCTGGAGGTGAAAAGAATAGCAAGAAGTGGCGTTTCCTTTTCAAAATGCCTAGCATCCCGAAGATCAGGATCAAG